The genomic DNA TCTTCGTGGGCATCGTCTTCGTGCTTGTGAACACTTTTGTGGACATCATCTACGGCCTGGTCAATCCCACGGTCCGAGTGGCAGGGAGGCAGTAGCATGAGATCCCGTTGGCAACGTTTCAAAGAATCCTACATGCTTTACAGCTTCCTGCGTGACCATATGGCCGTGACCTGCTTCGTCATCCTGGCCATATTGGTAACCACGGCGTTCACCGCGCCGATCATTGCGCCGCATGATCCGTACGACACCAAGACCATCGACATCATGAACGCCCAGCTTCCGCCCGTCTGGTCCGACGGAGGCACCGCCGACTTCCTGCTCGGCACCGACGCCCAGGGCCGCGACATGCTTTCGACCATGCTCTACGGTATGCGCGTTTCCATCATCATCGGCGTCGGCGCGGTCTGTCTTCAGGCATTCCTGGGCATCGTGGTGGGGCTGCTCTCCGGCTACATCAAGCGGCTGGACAACATCCTCATGCGTATCGCGGACGTCCAGCTCTCCTTCTCCACCTACATGGTGGCCATCTTCATCGGCGCCATCGTCCAGACGGCTTTCGGCGTGGCCGGATACGACAAGGTCGCCGTGCCGCTTATCATCGTCATCATCGGTTTGGCCGAATGGCCCCAGTACGCCCGAACCGTCCGCGCCTCGGTGCTGGCCGAACGCAAGAAGGAATACGTCGAGGCGGCCCGAGTCATCGGCCTGTCGAAATCCCGCATCATGTGGCGGCACATTCTGCCCAACACACTCTCTCCGGTGCTCGTTATCTCCACCGTCCAGGTGGCCAACGCCATCATGAGCGAGGCGGCCCTCTCCTTCCTTGGACTGGGAATGCCCGTGACCAAACCTTCGCTGGGATCGCTGATCACCGCCGGTTTCGAATACATCTTCTCCGGCTCCTGGTGGATCACCATCTTCCCCGGCTTCCTGCTGGTCACCCTGATCCTGGTCATCAACCTCCTGGGCGACTGGGTCCGGGACTTCCTCAACCCCAAACTCTACAAGGGGTAAGGCGTGGAAAAACTCATAGATATAAAAAACCTGCGCGTGGACTTCGCCCTGCGCTCCGGCAGAGTCCGGGCCGTGCGCGATGTCAGCCTGGTCATCAATAAAGGCGAACGCCTCGGCATTGTCGGCGAATCCGGCGCGGGTAAATCCGTGCTCGGCTTCTCCATCATCAACCTCATCTCCAAGCCCGGCAGAATCACCGGCGGAGAGATTCTCTTCGAAGGCATGGACCTGGTCAAAATCAATGCAGACCAGATGCGCCACGTCCGCGGCAATGAAATCTCCATGATCTTCCAGGACCCCATGATGACCCTCAACCCGGTGCTGACCATCGGCACCCAGATGAAGGAAACCATCCGGGCCCACATGAACGTCTCCGACAAGGAAGCCGAGGCCATCTGCCTGGACAAACTGCGCAAGGTCTACATTCCCTCCCCGGAAAAACGGCTCAAGCAGTACCCGCACGAGTTCTCCGGCGGTATGCGCCAGCGCATCGTCATCGCCATCTCGCTGCTGACCAACCCCAAGCTCATCATCGCCGACGAGCCCACCACGGCCCTTGACGTGACCATCCAGGCCGAGATCATGGACCTGCTCCTGGAGCTCTGCGAAAAGGAAAACATGGGGCTGATCCTCATCACCCATGACCTGGCGGTGGTCTCCGAGGTCACTCAACGCATCGCCGTGCTCTACGCGGGCAAAGTGGTGGAACTCGGCGCAGCCAACCAGCTCATCTCCAACCCGCAGCACCCCTACACCAAGGGGCTCATCCAGGCTTTGCCGCAGATGGCGGGCGGAGCAAGGCGGCTCAACCAGATTCCCGGCATGATGCCGTCCCTGCTGAACATGCCCAAGGGATGCCCCTTCGAACCGCGTTGCACCGTCGGCAGCGAACGCTGCAAGACCGAGATCCCCAAACTCCACGCTCTCGAAAACGGCACGCAGGTCGCCTGTTTCAAATGTGAAGGAGGCGAATAGCCATGAGTGCCATCCTCGAAGTCAAGGACATCGACAAACACTTCGACATATCCGGCTCGGTCATCGACCAGCTTCGGCTCACCGGCGGCAAGATCACCCGCAAAAAAACAGTGGTCAAGGCTGTCAACAGCGTCTCCCTGGAAGTCCAGGCGGGCGAAACCCTGAGCGTGGTCGGTGAATCCGGCTGCGGAAAATCCACCCTGGCCCGTACGGTCATGGGCCTGTACCGGCCCAACAAGGGCGAGATTCACTATCGGGGTGCGCGCATCGACAACCTGAGCTCCCACAAGATGCTCCCCTACCGGACCAAAATGCAGATGGTCTTCCAGGACCCTTACGCATCCCTCAACCCGCGCATGACCGTGCGCCAGATTCTTGAGGAGCCGGTCCGCTTCCACAACCCCGACATGAGCCGCGACGAGGTCAGCGACCGCGTTGCCGAGGTCATGTGCCAGGTGGGTGTGGACCCGGTCTGGGCCACCAACTTCCCGCACGAATTCTCCGGCGGTCAGCGCCAGCGCATCTCCATCGCCCGCGCCCTGGTCCTCGACCCGGAATTCATCGCGGCCGACGAGCCCATCGCAGCCCTGGACGTTTCCATTCAGGCCCAGATTCTCAACCTGCTCATGGACGCCCAGGAACAGCGCGGGCTGACCTATCTGTTCATCAGCCATGACCTGAGCGTGGTCGAGCACATTTCGAACCGCGTGCTGGTCATGTATCTCGGTTGCGTCTGCGAGCTGGGTACCGCCAAGGAGCTGTTTTCCAACCCGAAGCACCCCTACACCCAGGCGCTGCTTTCGGCGATCCCCAAGCTCGGCGGAACGGCCGGCGGCCACGTCAAACTGTCGGGTGACGTGCCCACTCCCATCAACCTGCCCACCGGCTGCGTTTTCCATGGCCGGTGTCAGCACGCCAACGAGCGCTGCACCCGGGAAATCCCCAGACAGCAAACGCTCGCCAACGGCACCGTGGTAGCCTGTCACGGCGTCGAGGAAGGCCGCCTGTAACCTGCCAAGGCGTTCCCTCGTCCCGCTTTTGCCGAGACTTCGCTTGAAGCCCGCGGGGAAACGAACGAGACGGATCGATATGCAACAAAAAAAACGGCGCACCGTAAATGGTGCGCCGTTTTTTATTGTCGATTGGTCGGGCTGAAAGTTATCTTCAGCCGCCCGGCCCTACAGGTCAATGCCATATTTCTTGATGGCCGCCATGCCGCCGTGGATGTTGGTCACATCCTTGTATCCCTTGTCGTCAAGCATGATCTGCGCCTCGTAGGAACGCGCTCCGGTATTACAGATCAGCACGATGGGCCGATCCGTGGGGATTTCGTCCAGACGGTCGTAAATCTCGCCCTGCGGGACGTTATGCCAGAACTCCGGATTGCGTTCCATGAACGGTCCGGCGTCCCCTTTCTCCCGGCAATCCAGGAAGAAGCAGGCATCCTTGTCGCGATGCTCCCACAGCTCCTTGAACCCGGCAGGACCCACGCCGCGGTTGATGCCGCGCAACGCGTTGTCCGCAAGGTTGGCAAGGGTGTTGAGGATGTCCATGGCCGCAGCGAACGGCGGAGAATAGGCCAATTCCATATTGGATACGTCATCAATGGTGGGAGACGACTTGAGAATGGCGGCCACCGCGTTGATGCGGCCCACCATGGCGTCTCCGGAGGAACCAAACCCCTGAACGCCGAGCACGCGGCGGGTGGGTTTGTCCACAACCATCTCAAGAGTCATCAGCTCCTTGGTCGGATAGAAATGCGCCCGGTCCAGTTGAATGAGCAACACGGACATGGCGTCGAAACCGGCGGCCTTGGCGGATTCCAGGCTCAGGCCCGTGCCCGCCATGGAGGTCTCGAACAGCTTGACCACAAAGGAACCGACCACGCCGTCGAACATCGCCGAACCGCCCGCCAGATTGGTGCCGATGATGCGCCCCTGGCGGTTGGCCATGGAACCGAGCGGCAGGAAGGCGTCCGTGCCGGTAACGAGGTTCTTCACGATGCAGCAGTCGCCGCCAGCATAGATGTCCGGATCGTTGGTACGCAGACATTCATCCACATACACTCCGCCGCGCTCATGCACGGCCAGTCCGGCTTCCTTGGCCAGGTCCGAATTGGGAACGACACCCGCCGAGATGATTACGGCGTCGGCATCGAGCACACGCTTGTCCGTGACCACCCGCTTGACCACGCCGCCCTCGCCCTCAATGGCCTTGACGGTCTCGCCGAAATAGAAGGAAACGCCGTTCTCTTCCATATGTTTTCGGCCCATGGTGGCCAGGGTCGGACTCACCAGACGAGGCATGATCTGGTCAGTGATCTCCACCACGGAAGTCTCAACGCCCCACATATCGGCGAACGCCTCCGCCATCTCCAGGCCAATGAAGCCCGCGCCGATAATCACGGCGTTGCTTACCTCGCCCTTGGAGATGGACTCGCGGATGCGGGTTGCGTCGCCGGGATTGGCCACGTAGTTGACGCCCTTGAGGTCCTCGCCGGGCAAGCCCAGCCTGCGCGGGGAGGCGCCGGTGGCGATGACCAGCTTGTCATACGCTATGCAATCCTTTTCGCCGGTCTCGACGTTCTCCACCTCAACGCACTTCCTTTCACGGTCGATGCGCGTGGCTTTGGTCAGGACGCGGACGTCCACGCCCTTGACCTGCTTGAAGAACTTCGGATCGCGCAGCATGTGGAAGCTGGTGGTGCACAGCTCCGACGCGTCCGACACGTCGCCGGACACGTAATAGGGGATGCCGCACCCGCCGTAGGAAATCATGGCGCTCTGGTCGATCATGGTCACCCGGGACTCGGGCTCCAGCCGCTTGAAGCGGCAGGCGGCCTTGGGCCCGAGGGCCACACCGCCGATGACTACGATATGCTGAGACATAAAACCAATCCTTGGAATCTTGGCTCCGGGCGTCCCTCAAACCCGGGGCGTTACTTCAGGAACGAACCGATGGCCCTGCCAAGACGCTTGATGCCTTCCTCAATGCGGACTTCGTCCGAGTTGGAGAAGTTCAGACGCAGGGTGTTGTCGCCGGAACCGTCCACGTAGAACGGCTTGCCGGGCACAAAGGCCACCTTGTCCTTCACGGCCATATCCAGGAGCTGCATACTCGAACATTCCTCGGGCATGGTCACCCACAGGAACATGCCGCCTTCGGGCCGGGTGATGGTGACGCCGTCCGGGAAATACTTGCCGATCATCTCCACCATACACTCCCGCTGGCGGCCGTACCGCTCACGGATGAGCTCCACATGGGAATCGATGTCGTTGGTTTCGAGATAACGACGCATGATCGCCTGGGACACGGTGGAAGTATGGAGATCAGCGGCCTGCTTGGCGACGACAAGCTTGTCGTAGATATCCTTCTCCGGCGCGACCACCCAACCGATGCGGAAGCCCGGCGCGGCGATCTTGGAGAACGAACCGCACAGAAGGCCCTTATGCTCGCAGAACGAGAAAACGCTCGGCAGGTCTTCGCCCAGGAAGCGGAGCTCGCCGTAGGGGTCGTCCTCGACAAAGAGCACACCGTACTGGTCGCACAACGCCGCGACACCCTTGCGTTTCTCAAGCGAATAGCTTACGCCCGACGGGTTCTGGAAGTTGGGCACGGCGTAAAAACACTTGGCCCCTTCCTTGAACGCCGCTTCAAGCTCGGCGAGGTTCGGCCCGTCGTCCTCAAGAGACACGGTCACGAACTCGGGCTCAAACAGGGAAAACGCCTGAATGGCTCCGAGATAGCCGGGCCGCTCGATGACGACCCTGTCGCCCCGGTCAAGAAAGACCTTGGCGCTGATGTCGAGAATCTGCTGCGAACCCGAGGTCACCAGAATGGTATCCGGGTCCACGGTCAGGCCGCGCTTCAGATATCGCTGCGCGATGATCGCCCGCAGGCCCGCATCGCCTTCAGTGGTTGAATATTGCAGAGCGCTTGCCCCGATGTCCTTGAAGACCTCGTGAGCGGCCGCATCCATGGCGGGAACGGGGAAAAGTTCGGGATTGGGCAAACCGCCCGCAAAAGAAATGATCTCCGGATCAGCCGTGACTTTCAGAATTTCCCGGATGAATGAGCGATGAACGGTGCCCATCCTCCGAGCGAAACGTTGGGACATGTTTTTTTCCTCCAAGCCACTTCGGATACTCCGAAAGCTGCTGCCTTGCAAGAGGATGCCCGCCCAAAGAGCGGATAAAAAACACAGCCTTCCGGCTCAAAAGATAGAGGACCGGGGATCAAGCCGGTCCTCTGGGGGCAAGAAGAGGAGAATATGCATGTACCATGCGGTTCAGCCGCCCCGTCCAAACGGACACGCTCCGCTTGGGGATGGAGCCGCCAATACCCTAATAATAACTATTAACGAAACACTGTCAAGTTCTCCTGATCGCGAACACCCGCAGTCGGTTATTCCTTTCCCGAACACATGGAACGAATATTGCTTTTAACGTATCAGCCATTGAACCGCGGACAAAAGGATAAATAATGAAATCCATCCCCGCCATAGTTTTGTTCATCGGCCTGCTTGCGGCCGCGACAATCCCCGCGCACGCCGGGGGATTCATCGCCATGGCCGCTCCCTATCCACCCTATTCCGAGAGCAACGGGCTGTCCGTCAAAGGCATGACGGTGTCCACCCTGACCACCATCATGGACAAGTGCGGCACCCCCATCGCCGACCGCGAGATAAAGCTCATGCCGTGGGCCTACGCCTGTGAAAGCGCCGCCCGGCAACCGGGCCGCATTCTGCTCAACGCCAATCGAACGCAAGAGACGGAACACCTGTACAAATGGGTTGGACCGGTGGCCACGGCCAAAATCGTGCTCATCGGGCGCAAGCAAGACCGGCTGCGTATCCCCTCCCGCGCGCACCTGAGCGGTTATCGCATCGCCACGGTGCGCTGGAGCCGTCCGGAAAAGAATCTTCTGGCAGGCGGTCTGAAGGCGGAGCAGCTCATGCGCAGCCCGAGCCATGTCCAGGCCCTGCGGCAGCTCGGCAACGGAGACGCCGACCTCTTCGCCACGACGGAACTCGACGCGCCCCGCCTGCTGGAAGGGTTGGGAATGCGCCAAGAAGACTACACGGTCTATTTCGTCTTCAACGAAGAGTCTCTGTATTTCGCTTTCAGCCGCGACACGGACGATGACCTCATCGACAAGCTCAATCTGGCGCTGGAGGAAATCAGGGCCTCGGAAGCCCGTGGAACAAACAGGTTCGAAATGACATGCGCCCAATAGAAAAGAGAAACGGATTCGATCAAACGAATCTGGAAAAAAACCGATAAAACCCGGCACAAAGGGTGAGGCGGCAGAACAGAGAAAGGGGCCTGGCGGCCCCTCTGTCATTTATTCCTTATCCGGTGACCAGTTCGGGTCGCGATATTTGTCGGGATTGTAAAGACGCCAATCGGAACCGTCATCATACTTCTCGTCCGCACCCGGATACGGAGTGTAGATGTTGTCCCGCTTGCTGGTTTCTTCGTGGCTATCCACATCTTCAATGAATACATGTTCCATGACAAACCTCTAATATCCTGAACTTTATTCACCTCGATACGGATCGTGTTTCGAGGCGGGACGCCATGCGCCCCGCCCTTTCGTGAATCAATTACCCGGCAGTGTCAAGCTTGGGCTTGACGTACAATTCACCACCGTGACAGTCGTTGATGACCAGCAGCGGGAAATCCTTGACCTTCATGGCACGGATGGCCTCCGGCCCCAATTCATCGAAGGCGATGACCTTGGATTCCACGATGGAGTTTGACAGCAGCGCGCCCGCCCCGCCCGTTGCGCCGAAGTAGACGCCCTTGTGTTTCTTCATGGCTTCCCGGACTTCATCCGACCGCTTGCCCTTGCCGATGGACGCCTTCATGCCCAGGGAATGAAGCCTCGGCGCGTAGGTATCCATACGATAGGAGGTGGTCGGCCCGGCGGAACCGATGGGACGGCCCGGAGGAGCCGGGCTGGGACCGACGTAGTAGATGGCCGAGCCCTCAAGCTCGAAGGGCAGCTCCTTGCCCGCATCCAGCAGTTCGAAAAGTTTCTTGTGGGCCGCGTCGCGCGCGGAATGGATGGTGCCGGACAGAAAAACGACGTCTCCGGCCCGCAACTGCTCAATGGCCTCGTCCGTAAGCGGCGTGTTCAATTTATATTCGGCCATTACAGCACGACCTCCTCGTGTCGCTGGGAGTGACACTGGACATTGACCGCCAGCGGCAGGCTGGCCAGGTGGCATGGTTCCATGGTGATCTTCACGCCGAGCACGGTGGTCTTGCCGCCCAGCCCCATGGGGCCTATCCCCAGCGCGTTGAGCGCCTCTTCCAATTCCTTCTCCATGGCCGCGACCGCGGGGTCGGGATGGGTGTCGTCAAGCTCGCGCAAAATCGACTTCTTGGCGATCTTGGCCGCGTGCTCGAAAGTACCGCCGATGCCGATGCCGATAACGGTCGGCGGACACGGATTCGGTCCTGCCTCGGCCACCCGCTCGACCACGAATTTCTTGATGCCCGCCCAGCCCTGGGCCGGAGCGAGCATGGTTACGCGGGACATGTTCTCGGCCCCGCCCCCCTTGGCCATGTAGGAAATCTTGAGCCGGTCGCCCGGGACCATGTCGAAATGAATGATGGCCGGGGTGCCGTCGCCGGTGTTGGCGCGGGTCATGGGATCGCACGCAGATTTTCGCAGATAGCCGTCCGCGTATCCTTTGCACGTCCCTTCGTTGATAAGCTCACGCAGGTTGCCGCCCACGACCCGGCAATCGTCGCCGATCTCCACGTAGAATACGGCCAGACCGCAATCCTGGCACAGCGGCAGCTTGGTGTCATGGGCCAGATCAGCATTCTCCAACAACTGGCGCAAAACCTCTTTCGCCGAAGGAGAATCCTCCTCGGCCATGGCCTGTTCCAGCCTTCTGCGAACATCCTGCGGCAGCTCCGTGTTCGCCTTCATGCACATGGCGGCCACGGCCTCGACCACATCCTTTCCCTGAATTTCTCTCATTGATTAGCCTCCAATGATTACCTCCGGCGGCCAGAGGGGAAACTTTTGGAAAAGTTTCCCCTCTGAACTCTCCTTCAAAACTTTTTGCGGCTCCCTCCGCCCAAAGCCGTGCGAGCGCGTTGATGCATTCCGAGTCCCCTGCAAATGGGGGGGCAACCTGCTTATTTCCTGAAAAGACGTTTCAGGGACGTGATGCCCATTTTGCGCCGCAGAAATCCGAGCTGGTTCTGAAGCGGCAGGTGTTTGGGGCAGACATCTTCGCAAGCGAGCAGGCCCATGCAGCCGAATATCCCCATGTCGTTGCCGATAATCTCGTAGTAGTCGTGCTCGGTCCGCTCGTCGCGCGGGTCGATAAGGAACCGGGCCACGCGGTTGAGCGATGCCGCCCCCAGGAAGTCCTCGCGCAGCCGGGCCGTGCCGCAGGCGGCGATACAGCATCCGCACTCCACGCACCGCTCCAGCTCGTAGATGGCGACGGCGTCCTTGTTGTCCATGCGCTCTTCCAGCGCGGTGGGATCGAAGATCTTCTTGGTGTGAATCCAGGACTCGGTCTTGGTGTACATCTCACGGAACCAGGTGCCGGTGTCCACGGACAGGTCGCCCACGAGCTTGAAGACAGGCAGCGGCAAAAGGGTTATCTCGCCCGGCAGGTCCCGGGTCTTGGTGTGGCAGGCCAGGCCCGGACGGCCGTTGATGACCATGCCGCAGGAACCACAGATGCCGGCCCTACAGCAGAAATCAAACTGGAGAGACGGGTCCTGCTCCTCGCGGATGCGATTGAGCGCGATGAACAGGGTCATGGAGTCGGTCTCTTCCAGGACGAACTCCTGCATATGCGGCATGGACAGCTCGTCTTCGGGATTATACCGGAAGATATTGAGTTTGAGTAATCTGGACATGGCTATTCCTTCCTGTCGTCGGCGCTGATGATTTGCGAATGGCCGTAGCCCCGGTCACCCGGCGGAATTTCCACGACGGTGGTGGCGGGCTCGTATTCGAGAGTCGGGAGGGTGTCCTCCGGCTTTTTCCAATAGGCCAGGGTGCGGGTCAGCCAGTCGCGGTCGTTACGCGCGGGGAAGTCCTCGCGGTTGTGCGATCCGCGCGACTCGGTGCGCATGAGCGCGCCGTAGGCGACCATCAGGGCGAGCCGGACCTGGCCTTCGAGCTTGAGGGCGGCGGCCAGCTCGGGGTTGACGCCCTTGCCGTTGGAACGCAGCCCGACCTTCTTGGCCCGAATGAGGGCCTCCTGCAATTCGGCCACGCATTTTTCGAGCCCTTCCTGAGTGCGGAAGATGTTCGCGCCCTTGTGCAGGGCCTCCTGCATGGCGGCGCGGACCTTGTAGACGTTCTCCGAGCCGTTGGCGCCGGAGATCAGCGCGTCGATGCGGGCCTGCTGCCTGCCGACCTCGTCGTTGATAAGACCGGTCTTGAACTCGGTCTCGCACCCTTCGAGGTATTCGGCGACCTTGCGGCCGATAATGCCGCCGGCAACCACGGTCTCGGCCAGAGAGTTGCCGCCCAGCCGGTTGAAGCCGTGCATGTCCCAACAAGCGGCCTCGCCCGCGGCGAACAGTCCCTTGAGGCCGTAGGCGGCCCCGTCCCTGTTGGTGCGCACGCCGCCCATGGAATAGTGCTGGGTCGGGCGCACGGGGATGAGCTGATGAATGGG from Pseudodesulfovibrio thermohalotolerans includes the following:
- a CDS encoding ABC transporter permease, which produces MRSRWQRFKESYMLYSFLRDHMAVTCFVILAILVTTAFTAPIIAPHDPYDTKTIDIMNAQLPPVWSDGGTADFLLGTDAQGRDMLSTMLYGMRVSIIIGVGAVCLQAFLGIVVGLLSGYIKRLDNILMRIADVQLSFSTYMVAIFIGAIVQTAFGVAGYDKVAVPLIIVIIGLAEWPQYARTVRASVLAERKKEYVEAARVIGLSKSRIMWRHILPNTLSPVLVISTVQVANAIMSEAALSFLGLGMPVTKPSLGSLITAGFEYIFSGSWWITIFPGFLLVTLILVINLLGDWVRDFLNPKLYKG
- a CDS encoding ABC transporter ATP-binding protein; translated protein: MEKLIDIKNLRVDFALRSGRVRAVRDVSLVINKGERLGIVGESGAGKSVLGFSIINLISKPGRITGGEILFEGMDLVKINADQMRHVRGNEISMIFQDPMMTLNPVLTIGTQMKETIRAHMNVSDKEAEAICLDKLRKVYIPSPEKRLKQYPHEFSGGMRQRIVIAISLLTNPKLIIADEPTTALDVTIQAEIMDLLLELCEKENMGLILITHDLAVVSEVTQRIAVLYAGKVVELGAANQLISNPQHPYTKGLIQALPQMAGGARRLNQIPGMMPSLLNMPKGCPFEPRCTVGSERCKTEIPKLHALENGTQVACFKCEGGE
- a CDS encoding ABC transporter ATP-binding protein, coding for MSAILEVKDIDKHFDISGSVIDQLRLTGGKITRKKTVVKAVNSVSLEVQAGETLSVVGESGCGKSTLARTVMGLYRPNKGEIHYRGARIDNLSSHKMLPYRTKMQMVFQDPYASLNPRMTVRQILEEPVRFHNPDMSRDEVSDRVAEVMCQVGVDPVWATNFPHEFSGGQRQRISIARALVLDPEFIAADEPIAALDVSIQAQILNLLMDAQEQRGLTYLFISHDLSVVEHISNRVLVMYLGCVCELGTAKELFSNPKHPYTQALLSAIPKLGGTAGGHVKLSGDVPTPINLPTGCVFHGRCQHANERCTREIPRQQTLANGTVVACHGVEEGRL
- a CDS encoding FAD-dependent oxidoreductase → MSQHIVVIGGVALGPKAACRFKRLEPESRVTMIDQSAMISYGGCGIPYYVSGDVSDASELCTTSFHMLRDPKFFKQVKGVDVRVLTKATRIDRERKCVEVENVETGEKDCIAYDKLVIATGASPRRLGLPGEDLKGVNYVANPGDATRIRESISKGEVSNAVIIGAGFIGLEMAEAFADMWGVETSVVEITDQIMPRLVSPTLATMGRKHMEENGVSFYFGETVKAIEGEGGVVKRVVTDKRVLDADAVIISAGVVPNSDLAKEAGLAVHERGGVYVDECLRTNDPDIYAGGDCCIVKNLVTGTDAFLPLGSMANRQGRIIGTNLAGGSAMFDGVVGSFVVKLFETSMAGTGLSLESAKAAGFDAMSVLLIQLDRAHFYPTKELMTLEMVVDKPTRRVLGVQGFGSSGDAMVGRINAVAAILKSSPTIDDVSNMELAYSPPFAAAMDILNTLANLADNALRGINRGVGPAGFKELWEHRDKDACFFLDCREKGDAGPFMERNPEFWHNVPQGEIYDRLDEIPTDRPIVLICNTGARSYEAQIMLDDKGYKDVTNIHGGMAAIKKYGIDL
- a CDS encoding aminotransferase-like domain-containing protein produces the protein MSQRFARRMGTVHRSFIREILKVTADPEIISFAGGLPNPELFPVPAMDAAAHEVFKDIGASALQYSTTEGDAGLRAIIAQRYLKRGLTVDPDTILVTSGSQQILDISAKVFLDRGDRVVIERPGYLGAIQAFSLFEPEFVTVSLEDDGPNLAELEAAFKEGAKCFYAVPNFQNPSGVSYSLEKRKGVAALCDQYGVLFVEDDPYGELRFLGEDLPSVFSFCEHKGLLCGSFSKIAAPGFRIGWVVAPEKDIYDKLVVAKQAADLHTSTVSQAIMRRYLETNDIDSHVELIRERYGRQRECMVEMIGKYFPDGVTITRPEGGMFLWVTMPEECSSMQLLDMAVKDKVAFVPGKPFYVDGSGDNTLRLNFSNSDEVRIEEGIKRLGRAIGSFLK
- a CDS encoding substrate-binding periplasmic protein encodes the protein MKSIPAIVLFIGLLAAATIPAHAGGFIAMAAPYPPYSESNGLSVKGMTVSTLTTIMDKCGTPIADREIKLMPWAYACESAARQPGRILLNANRTQETEHLYKWVGPVATAKIVLIGRKQDRLRIPSRAHLSGYRIATVRWSRPEKNLLAGGLKAEQLMRSPSHVQALRQLGNGDADLFATTELDAPRLLEGLGMRQEDYTVYFVFNEESLYFAFSRDTDDDLIDKLNLALEEIRASEARGTNRFEMTCAQ
- a CDS encoding Fe-S-containing hydro-lyase, whose protein sequence is MAEYKLNTPLTDEAIEQLRAGDVVFLSGTIHSARDAAHKKLFELLDAGKELPFELEGSAIYYVGPSPAPPGRPIGSAGPTTSYRMDTYAPRLHSLGMKASIGKGKRSDEVREAMKKHKGVYFGATGGAGALLSNSIVESKVIAFDELGPEAIRAMKVKDFPLLVINDCHGGELYVKPKLDTAG
- a CDS encoding fumarate hydratase; translation: MREIQGKDVVEAVAAMCMKANTELPQDVRRRLEQAMAEEDSPSAKEVLRQLLENADLAHDTKLPLCQDCGLAVFYVEIGDDCRVVGGNLRELINEGTCKGYADGYLRKSACDPMTRANTGDGTPAIIHFDMVPGDRLKISYMAKGGGAENMSRVTMLAPAQGWAGIKKFVVERVAEAGPNPCPPTVIGIGIGGTFEHAAKIAKKSILRELDDTHPDPAVAAMEKELEEALNALGIGPMGLGGKTTVLGVKITMEPCHLASLPLAVNVQCHSQRHEEVVL
- a CDS encoding fumarate reductase iron-sulfur subunit, with amino-acid sequence MSRLLKLNIFRYNPEDELSMPHMQEFVLEETDSMTLFIALNRIREEQDPSLQFDFCCRAGICGSCGMVINGRPGLACHTKTRDLPGEITLLPLPVFKLVGDLSVDTGTWFREMYTKTESWIHTKKIFDPTALEERMDNKDAVAIYELERCVECGCCIAACGTARLREDFLGAASLNRVARFLIDPRDERTEHDYYEIIGNDMGIFGCMGLLACEDVCPKHLPLQNQLGFLRRKMGITSLKRLFRK